The nucleotide sequence gtttcttcttcttcttccaatttttgttttctttttatattagcAATAAAGATTTTGTAATCACGCAACAAAATGATCCAATGAAGGATCAAGTTCTGATACAAAGGGTAGTATTATGTTCAGGAAAAGCTTTATATATAGAGTACAGAGTTACAATGATTCAGTAGTACAGATAGTGCCTTAAACAAAACAAGTgggaaaaaaacagagcttttggcagaaacaaaacacaaaaaaacaactcCAAAGAGTTGTAATGGCGACTAGGATGTTACACCGCCATTGCCAAAAGCTCtaaagtggaagaagaagataaaggcaCTATCACGAACctaaaccaaaagaacaagGGACTCCTACAAGAACTTTACTGAACAACTCCAAAAAGATGGTCAAGACTATAACCCTAAATAGATTACCAGAACTCAGTGTCAGGATTCACAGGAACACTAACAGTTGTAGAAACAAGCTCCTTTATTTAGAAGGAACctgccaaaaaaatttaaaaaaacaactgCTGCGTGCGTCCTGGGAAAGAAACTAAGCTCTAGGTAGAATCTACGGGTATTTAGCGACCAAAACCTAGGAAAAAGACTTGACTGACGATGATGGTACTAAGGTTTTGCAGAAAAAGTGGGATTTAGTAGAGTATATCACACCTCCATAGTTGTTCCAGAAAGGTATCCACAGTGCTGCTGCTGATTCTGCCACAACGTTGGATGTTTAATCCCAAAAGCGTGCGGCCGAGTTTTTGTATACATGCCTTGCTTTTGTCTGTAATCGCTGAGCACCCGCCGACGGAAAGAACCTGAAGGTTCAAATGGTTGGGAGAAGATGCCAAAGCCTTGATTCCGTGATCTGAGACCAAAGTATTTGAGATGTCAAGGTCATTGACTGAGTAGCAGTTCTTGGCTACTGCGACAAGGCTGGCGTCAGTGATGTTCTTGCAGCCGTCGAGGTTAAGAGACTCTAATGTGTGTCCGTGGCAAACGGAAACTGCAGAGACTGTGCTGTCTGAAACATTTATACATCCGCTCAGATTCACTTTCACTAGACCAACGTTGTTGCTCTGAAGCAACTCGCGCACACCTGCATCAGTCACTCCATCCAGTCCACAGAGTTCAACATCCTGAAGCTGATGACAGAAGTTCCCCAAGAAAGCAAGACTTGCATCCCCGAACCCAGGGCAGCAACGGATGGACAGAGAACGTAAAGAGCTGCAACTGGTTGATGGTAGAGGTGATTCTGAGTTGAAGTCCCCGATCCCCAGACAATTTGCCAAAGAGAAAGCCTTCAACTTTAAGCCAGAGTTCATAAGAAAACCCAAAAGACCAAACTGGTTGATCCTGTGGCATTCCTCAAGTTTCAAACTTTCCAGCGACAATGCAGATTTGGCCAAAGCGACAAGTCCTTTGCCAGAAACTAGCAAGCATTTGTTCAGAGAGACGTGCTTCAGATCAGGGCAACCATTGCCAACAGCTTCGAGCCCAACATCTGTCATGCCTCGGCACGACACTACTGAGAGATACTTCAGTTTCTTCAGCCCTTTTGCATTTCCCATCACCCAGAAACCTTTCTCGTTCACACCTTGAAGGCCTTGAAGCACAAGATCAGTAACTGCTGCTCCGTAGTGACCAAGAACAGCAAGAGACATCCCAGTTNAACTGCAGAGACTGTGCTGTCTGAAACATTTATACATCCGCTCAGATTCACTTTCACTAGACCAACGTTGTTGCTCTGAAGCAACTCGCGCACACCTGCATCAGTCACTCCATCCAGTCCACAGAGTTCAACATCCTGAAGCTGATGACAGAAGTTCCCCAAGAAAGCAAGACTTGCATCCCCGAACCCAGGGCAGCAACGGATGGACAGAGAACGTAAAGAGCTGCAACTGGTTGATGGTAGAGGTGATTCTGCGTTGAAGTCCCCGATCCCCAGACAATTTGCCAAAGAGAAAGCCTTCAACTTTAAGCCAGAGTTCATAAGAAAACCCAAAAGACCAAACTGGTTGATCCTGTGGCATTCCTCAAGTTTCAAACTTTCCAGCGACAATGCAGATTTGGCCAAAGCGACAAGTCCTTTGCCAGAAACTAGCAAGCATTTGTTCAGAGAGACGTGCTTCAGATCAGGGCAACCATTGCCAACAGCTTCGAGCCCAACATCTGTCATGCCTCGGCACGACACTACTGAGAGATACTTCAGTTTCTTCAGCCCTTTTGCATTTCCCATCACCCAGAAACCTTTCTCGTTCACACCTTGAAGGCCTTGAAGCACAAGATCAGTAACTGCTGCTCCGTAGTGACCAAGAACAGCAAGAGACATCCCAGTTACATTCAGCATCTGAAGTTTCACTTTCGTCAAGTAAGAACCAGCTTGAGCCAAGAGGAAGGCAACACCTTGATCTCCAATGCGTGGGCAGCTCCTGATAGAGATAGATCTCAGATTGGTACAGCGTCGTGCAATAGCCCTTAAACCCTCATTGCCAACACCAGAACACGAGTCAATAGTCAGATCACTCAGATTCACACAGTTCTCAGCGATTGCAACCAAACCACTGTCAGTAATCCCTGGACATCGTGAAAGATCAAGTTTTTCAATCATGGGGCATGACCTAGCGATCTCAGACACACCCACATCACTAACTGCAGGCAAGTTCCAAAGANCGATCCCCAGACAATTTGCCAAAGAGAAAGCCTTCAACTTTAAGCCAGAGTTCATAAGAAAACCCAAAAGACCAAACTGGTTGATCCTGTGGCATTCCTCAAGTTTCAAACTTTCCAGCGACAATGCAGATTTGGCCAAAGCGACAAGTCCTTTGCCAGAAACTAGCAAGCATTTGTTCAGAGAGACGTGCTTCAGATCAGGGCAACCATTGCCAACAGCTTCGAGCCCAACATCTGTCATGCCTCGGCACGACACTACTGAGAGATACTTCAGTTTCTTCAGCCCTTTTGCATTTCCCATCACCCAGAAACCTTTCTCGTTCACACCTTGAAGGCCTTGAAGCACAAGATCAGTAACTGCTGCTCCGTAGTGACCAAGAACAGCAAGAGACATCCCAGTTACATTCAGCATCTGAAGTTTCACTTTCGTCAAGTAAGAACCAGCTTGAGCCAAGAGGAAGGCAACACCTTGATCTCCAATGCGTGGGCAGCTCCTGATAGAGATAGATCTCAGATTGATACAGCGTCGTGCAATAGCCCTTAAACCCTCATTGCCAACACCAGAACACGAATCAATAGTCAGATCACTCAGATTCACACAGTTCTCAGCAATTGCAACCAAACCACTGTCAGTAATCCCTGGACATCGTGAAAGATCAAGTTTTTCAATCATGGGGCAAGACCGAGCGATCTCAGACACACCCACATCACTAACTGCAGGCAAGTTCCAAAGAGAAAGAACCCTAAGAGATGGACAACCATGAGCAATAGCACCAAGACCAGCGTCAGTCACATTGCTTTCAAACCCACTCCCACGGATATGAAGCTTCCCTAACCCACCACGAGACGACGTCCCAACTGAAACAGCAGCCAGCCTCAAATCCGTAGCCTTCTTACCATCCAAACTTCTTGACAAAAACCCTTCACCCTCAAGATCCTGaacagactcaaccacttcatTCCTAGTGATACTAGTCAAGAGATGAAGCCAATGCTTGGAGACACAAGCGCAAGCACTCCTCTCTTTCCCTGAAGGCAAACGTCTAAGGATCTCAAATAAACACTCATCTGGCAACACATCGATCGAAGTTTGCTTCTGCTCAAACCCGCTGAACACTGACGTCGCGGCAATACGTAACCTCTTACGCGCTGGGAAATAGACACCGGGACAGCTCCCTGGTGATAGATTATGCATCGATCCCCCAAGGAAAAAATCTTCATCACCTATCATAATCAAAAATCAACCCCATTATTCTCAATTCCGATCTCAATCATTCGTGAGAAGAACactaaaaccaaaacctaatgtacacaaaaaaaaacagagaatgagactaaaacagaacaaacccAAAATTCAGATTTTTATCAAATCTAAGAATCTAAATTCCTAGAAATCAAGCAGAGTAGTATCAAATGATCGAAGATGATCAAAacccacaaaacaaaatctaaaattggACTAAGATTGAGGAAACATACCACTAAATCCGAAGATTCCAGACATGATTTGAACAAAGTTTGAAGAAGAACGAAGACGAAGATTAATAGAGAAGGAAGACTAAGATTCATGAAAGAGCAAAGAAGAACCCTAGAAAGATAGggcaaaaaaaagagagagaagatttacagaagaagaagaaggaagaaaaatttgagatatgaagaggaaagcaaaaaaaaaaactgagaaacgTCTATAATGGAGAGAGAGGTGTACGGTGGACGTTAATGTAGAAGATTATAACTTCTCAAGTTCAATGTATAGACGCGAAAAAGTCGGATTTGTTCTCCACCTTCTTTGTTTCTTAAGTCCCACCGAACCCTCCCCCaaattgttatattgtttaaatcatattttattattctgacatacaaaaacattattataaaaaagagtatttttataacataaagTTTTTGAAATGCAATGAAGGGTGAGAGTGGTTTGACGAAAAAGACTGAATACATTGAAGGAAGAGAAAAGCGAGTTACATGCATTGTTGACAAAATACATTGAGAGAGGTCGATTTCgttgaattataaaaaaaaacatgggtGTGTTACAACATGTCAACATGAGTGTTagtttatttgagaaaaaaataataagcaaGTGTTGGATATTATCGTGACATGTCTTTTTAATGATGTATATGTTGGAGCCTTGGAGGATAACATTAGTCCAAATCCAATGTTTAATCATGTACTCCAAAGTTCTTCTTAGCATTTTGATTCGTGAATTATttgagaaattaattaaataggGAGAGTATGATTATACTTCTTAGATGTTCTTATTTTCAAAtaccatttaatatttttgtttttttttctcaacattgaatatgtttttttttccactccAATCTTCCAAATTAATTTTCCATCAAGAGTGATATAGAACATGTATATTTTTAGTGGCGTAATTGAAGACGAATGACTAAAATAGCGTACGTTTAACATTTATgttgtaaattaatattttttattactataataaataaatagtgaaagcatatatatgtaccatctaaaaattaaataaaattgataaatGTGTATAATAAGCATCTTTCAAAAAAACTTACTAGCTTTATGAGAATCATCTTTTAATAAACTTACTAACTTTATGAGTTTTTGACAATTTCATATgtgttaaaagttttttttttaatatgtatgcTATCGGAATGTAGTATCTTTCATATGTTATGACATCTCAATACATATGGAATTCACAAAGCATTacataatatatgtattatagaGTTTCACTTCGTTAGTTGAGTTGTTTTGTTATATGTTCTTCATTGATACACTTATATTATCACTTGCTGAATTATATCATTACAAGTTGTCAGAAAGGAAATGCTGGCGAGGATTCAAAAGAAGGAAAGCAAAATAATAGAATTGTCTGAATGCAATGAAGGGTGATAGTTAAAAGTTGACAAAAGTGGTTGAATACATTGAAGGAAGCAAAAAGTTGGAATACAGTGCATTGTTGACAAaccattttgtttgtttgataaacATTCTTGACAACACCTTGGGATGTTAAGTTCGTTGAATGTGTATAGATTATCTTGGATTG is from Camelina sativa cultivar DH55 chromosome 20, Cs, whole genome shotgun sequence and encodes:
- the LOC104771013 gene encoding EIN3-binding F-box protein 2, coding for MSGIFGFSGDEDFFLGGSMHNLSPGSCPGVYFPARKRLRIAATSVFSGFEQKQTSIDVLPDECLFEILRRLPSGKERSACACVSKHWLHLLTSITRNEVVESVQDLEGEGFLSRSLDGKKATDLRLAAVSVGTSSRGGLGKLHIRGSGFESNVTDAGLGAIAHGCPSLRVLSLWNLPAVSDVGVSEIARSCPMIEKLDLSRCPGITDSGLVAIAENCVNLSDLTIDSCSGVGNEGLRAIARRCINLRSISIRSCPRIGDQGVAFLLAQAGSYLTKVKLQMLNVTGMSLAVLGHYGAAVTDLVLQGLQGVNEKGFWVMGNAKGLKKLKYLSVVSCRGMTDVGLEAVGNGCPDLKHVSLNKCLLVSGKGLVALAKSALSLESLKLEECHRINQFGLLGFLMNSGLKLKAFSLANCLGIGDFNSESPLPSTSCSSLRSLSIRCCPGFGDASLAFLGNFCHQLQDVELCGLDGVTDAGVRELLQSNNVGLVKVNLSGCINVSDSTVSAVSVCHGHTLESLNLDGCKNITDASLVAVAKNCYSVNDLDISNTLVSDHGIKALASSPNHLNLQVLSVGGCSAITDKSKACIQKLGRTLLGLNIQRCGRISSSTVDTFLEQLWRCDILY